Proteins co-encoded in one Metabacillus sp. KUDC1714 genomic window:
- the qcrB gene encoding menaquinol-cytochrome c reductase cytochrome b subunit, with product MLNKIYDWVDERLDITPMWRDIADHEVPEHVNPAHHFSAFVYCFGGLTFFVTVIQILSGMFLTMYYVPDIKNAWESVFYLQNEVAFGQIVRGMHHWGASLVIVMMFLHTLRVFFQGSYKKPRELNWVVGVLIFFIMLGLGLTGYLLPWDMKALFATKVTLQIAESVPLIGPTVKTLLSGHPEIVGAQTLTRFFAIHVFFLPAALFGLMAAHFIMIRKQGISGPL from the coding sequence TTGTTAAACAAAATTTATGATTGGGTTGACGAACGGTTAGATATTACGCCGATGTGGCGAGATATTGCTGACCATGAAGTTCCTGAACATGTTAACCCTGCACACCATTTTTCTGCCTTTGTTTATTGCTTTGGCGGATTGACATTCTTTGTAACAGTTATTCAAATTCTTTCTGGTATGTTCTTAACAATGTATTATGTACCAGATATTAAAAATGCATGGGAATCAGTTTTCTATTTGCAAAACGAAGTAGCTTTTGGTCAGATTGTCCGTGGTATGCACCACTGGGGAGCTAGTCTTGTAATAGTTATGATGTTCCTACATACATTGCGTGTATTTTTCCAAGGTTCATATAAAAAACCTCGTGAATTAAACTGGGTTGTTGGCGTACTTATTTTCTTTATTATGCTAGGTCTTGGTTTAACAGGTTATTTATTACCATGGGATATGAAAGCGTTATTTGCAACAAAGGTTACATTGCAAATTGCTGAATCAGTACCATTAATTGGACCAACAGTTAAAACATTATTATCTGGTCATCCAGAAATCGTTGGTGCGCAAACACTTACACGTTTCTTTGCTATCCATGTATTCTTCTTACCAGCTGCTCTTTTCGGTTTAATGGCAGCTCACTTTATCATGATACGTAAGCAAGGTATTTCTGGTCCACTATAA
- a CDS encoding QcrA and Rieske domain-containing protein, whose product MSEKKHRVSRRQFLNYTLTGVGGFMAAGMLMPMVRFALDPVLRPAEETELVQVVKVDEITEEPQRFDFKIKQVDAWYESEETRSAWVFKEGDKITALSPVCKHLGCTVGWNNDPANPNQFFCPCHYGRYKKDGTNVPGTPPIAPLDVYKQAVKDGYLFLGAAKPRGEA is encoded by the coding sequence ATGAGCGAGAAAAAACATCGAGTTTCTAGACGTCAATTCTTAAACTACACGCTTACCGGTGTAGGCGGTTTCATGGCTGCAGGTATGCTTATGCCTATGGTTCGCTTCGCACTTGACCCTGTGCTCCGACCAGCAGAAGAAACAGAGTTAGTACAAGTTGTAAAGGTTGACGAAATTACGGAAGAACCTCAACGCTTTGACTTTAAAATCAAGCAAGTAGATGCTTGGTATGAATCAGAAGAAACAAGATCAGCTTGGGTTTTTAAAGAAGGTGACAAAATTACGGCTTTATCACCAGTTTGTAAGCATTTAGGCTGTACTGTCGGTTGGAATAATGATCCAGCAAACCCGAACCAATTTTTCTGTCCGTGTCACTATGGCCGATATAAAAAGGATGGTACAAATGTTCCGGGAACACCACCAATTGCTCCGCTTGATGTTTATAAGCAAGCAGTTAAGGATGGCTATTTATTTTTAGGTGCAGCAAAACCACGTGGGGAGGCGTAA
- a CDS encoding YpiF family protein — MKWVASDVDVINQSKEYVDTAIIPLIPVSLKSDFKGTVSKGEFITYVSDELERQLKGRVFLFPSFSYLKNSEKVIENVIEWKNEIQQEFKHVLFLTSDETLKNSKCEQLKAHLIWLPSVPFEHMNEGLKRKLLQDQVEQILNILLQSWNN; from the coding sequence TTGAAGTGGGTTGCAAGTGATGTAGATGTTATTAACCAATCAAAAGAGTACGTAGATACTGCGATAATTCCGTTAATACCTGTTTCTTTAAAGTCAGATTTTAAAGGTACTGTGTCAAAAGGTGAGTTTATTACGTATGTTTCAGATGAACTTGAGAGACAATTAAAAGGAAGAGTTTTCTTATTTCCTTCATTTTCATATTTAAAGAATTCTGAGAAAGTGATTGAAAATGTAATAGAATGGAAAAATGAAATACAACAGGAATTTAAGCATGTTCTTTTTCTTACAAGTGATGAAACTTTAAAAAACAGTAAATGCGAACAGTTAAAGGCTCATCTTATTTGGTTACCATCAGTACCGTTTGAGCATATGAATGAGGGTTTGAAGAGAAAGCTTTTACAGGACCAAGTCGAACAAATTTTGAACATTTTATTACAATCTTGGAATAATTGA
- a CDS encoding ReoY family proteolytic degradation factor: MVAPVSVHEKKDFVRWFLNHYQLKRRECVWILNYLMSHDTLMEKVHFVEQAQYCPRGIIMSTHCVEEVPFRFYKENVMTTDAEKSFHDIRLNKDEELFIQLNFRSVYQSPQYAAVLESNPFMPEHLHGNEKDREVAEKVLDHSLQTFQKEKLLQLIDEALDRQDKEGFQRLTQQLINLKNHQS; the protein is encoded by the coding sequence ATGGTGGCCCCTGTATCTGTCCACGAAAAGAAAGATTTTGTCAGGTGGTTTTTAAACCATTATCAGCTGAAAAGAAGAGAATGTGTGTGGATTTTAAATTATTTAATGAGTCATGATACCTTAATGGAAAAAGTTCATTTTGTTGAGCAAGCTCAGTATTGTCCTAGGGGTATAATCATGTCAACGCATTGTGTTGAAGAAGTTCCTTTTCGCTTTTATAAAGAAAACGTAATGACAACAGATGCAGAAAAATCATTCCATGATATACGTTTAAATAAAGATGAAGAACTTTTTATTCAACTAAATTTTAGATCTGTTTATCAATCGCCACAGTACGCCGCTGTATTAGAATCAAATCCATTTATGCCCGAACACTTACATGGAAATGAGAAGGATCGTGAAGTTGCTGAAAAAGTTCTAGATCATTCCCTTCAAACTTTTCAAAAGGAAAAATTGTTACAATTAATTGATGAAGCTCTTGATCGTCAAGACAAGGAAGGTTTTCAAAGACTTACTCAGCAATTGATAAACTTGAAAAATCATCAAAGCTAA